The window CCTCGGTGTGGATGTGGCCCTTGACGTAGCCCTCGGCGCCCACCACCAGGAGCGAGTCGCCAAACTCCTGGACGGCGTCTTGGATCTCTTGCGTCGAGGCGGTCGCGCCCGAGATCAGGAACTCGGTGCAGTAGCCGAACTCGTCGGCCTCGAACTGCTCCTGAGCGCGCGCGGTGACCCGAGGCGGCGGCGGCAGCTCCCGGCCCTCGAAATGAGCGACGACGCCCTCCAAGACGCGCAAGAGGCCCAAGCCGCCCGCGTCCACCACGCCCGCCTGCTTGAGGAGCGGCAGCATCTCGGGGGTCCTCTCCAGGGCCTGGTGTCCCGCCTTGACGGCGTCCTTGAGCGCGTCCAGGGCCCCGGCCGAGGCGGCTTCTCTGGCGCCTTCGGCGGCAAGGCGCATGACGGTCAAGATGGTGCCCTCGACGGGCTTCATCACGGCGGCGTAGGAGCACGTCGTAGCAGCCTCGAGCGCGTCCCTCACCTCCTCGGCGCCCAGGTCCTGGCGCCCCTTGACGGCGTCGGCGAAGCCTTTTAAGACCTGGCTCAAGATCACCCCGGAGTTGCCCCGCGCGCCCAGGAGCGAGCCGTAGGCGAGCGCGTGGGCGAACCCGGCCATCGTCTTGGGCTTCTCGCCCTCCAGCTGCCGCCGCACCGACTGCATGGTGAGGTGCATGTTGGTACCGGTATCGCCGTCGGGGACGGGATAGACGTTGAGTGCGTTGACCTCGTCGACGTAGACGCCGAGCCAGTCGGTGGCAAAGGTGAAGGCGGTCGCCAGAGCGGGGGCCTCGAGCCGGGTGCTCACTGTATTAGTGTCCAGCACACCCCACCCCCGCAACGCCGTGCGCAGCGTGGTCTTGCAGGAGCGGTACGACGCGTGTTTCGGTCTGCGTGTCGGGCCGTGTGTCTGCCGGCGTTTTTCCTGTCATGTCTCCCCCTCGGAGCCAACGGATCGGTCTAGTTACTGCCG of the Deinococcota bacterium genome contains:
- a CDS encoding DAK2 domain-containing protein, translated to MSTRLEAPALATAFTFATDWLGVYVDEVNALNVYPVPDGDTGTNMHLTMQSVRRQLEGEKPKTMAGFAHALAYGSLLGARGNSGVILSQVLKGFADAVKGRQDLGAEEVRDALEAATTCSYAAVMKPVEGTILTVMRLAAEGAREAASAGALDALKDAVKAGHQALERTPEMLPLLKQAGVVDAGGLGLLRVLEGVVAHFEGRELPPPPRVTARAQEQFEADEFGYCTEFLISGATASTQEIQDAVQEFGDSLLVVGAEGYVKGHIHTEEPEKLLALVGRYGTMVRSKIEDMSEQHSEILAGADLGEVAPPQTSLVVVSAGYGVTKVFRSLGARVVAGGQTNNPSVQDIADAVRSLGSKNVIVMPNNKNIIMAAERVGEIVREKTIFVLPTHSLGQGLAAAVLFSEESEPEELLESMREAAEHALTLEVTSASRDAEIGGVSVKEGDCIGLVDGKLTARADTPESCLVKLLESAGDYEIGTLFYGPSVDQERAQELLAELEERFGGLELELHAGGPELYAYLMALE